GTACTTCTCCTGAAGACTTTGGGTTTGTGTAAAGCTGTAAAATTAAACTAAcgatgtttaatttaaatataatttaaatatactttaaatattGACATCTATCTACGTATATAAATGAAAAGATTATAAATGTGCTATTTGCACATGTATCAGACAAGTATTAAAGACTGATGACAATAAtatagtaattttattactttggctTAATATTGTGATCAGAATTAGTacatcgaataaaaaaaaaacgttatgtcAATTTTAATTCTGCTTGCTGTTAATTTTTAAACCACAAATACTTTTACATCTAAACTAATCTAAAGTAAGAATGAGGTCAACCTAACTTGTAACAGTCTAGGTAGAGCATTGGCCACAGCAACAGCCAGACTGTGTTGTGGTGAGTGTTTTGCGATGTGGCCTAATGTCCAAGTAGCTGCACACAACTCTGCATCTTCTGCATCTTTCTTTTGTAGAATTTCAACAAGTGGTGTAATGGCCTAAAATTgatagatacattttttttatttataaaaccagAAAAGGCAACACAACAGGTCACAATTTGTGATGATTGATAACTTAAATAGTGTAGTGAAAAAACTtaataagattatttatttcatatttttttttaaattcaatgtttCATAAATTGACTAATAGTCTCAGTATTACCAGTTTTCactcataaatatatataataagttATGTTTATGGCATCGACATAGGTATAAGCCGTGACGGATTTAGGCTTGATGGCGCCCTAGGCCCTGTTTATCGCGCCGCCCTCAatgtttgaataaattttattaattttgattcaatattttcattttaaatttaaattatctttatttccttaaaatataatttttgaatatcatcatcatcatcagcctttatctgcccactgctagacataggccttctccaatgccttccacagcaTGCGGttctccgccttccgcatccaatgactTCCCGctgtgcgcactaagtcgtcggtccacctggttggaggacgccccacgctcctggtacccatccgtggcctccattcgaggactttcctcccccacctggcgtcgttGGTTCAACAGACGTGACCGGTGACCGGAGACgtgaaattaagtttaaaaggtataatatatataaaaggtataatataaatattaatattttattgagttGTGTCAAACACAAATGTAAACTTTATTCACCTTCGATTCTATAACTGCCATTGCGAGCTGATCTGATTGCCCTGCAATAAATCCTAGTGCCATACAAGCTGGGACTCTTGATCCACCCGTACTCTCTTTTAATAGTTCGACCAAAGGACCACATCCACCAGTGTTCACTACTAGCTGAGCCAACtaaataaattgcaaatatTTCATAGTTAGGTATTAGTAAGATTATGGATTATTTCTTTCTGTTTTgattttataacaaataactgacTAATCGAACGTAatgctatgttttttttacccaattatttaacaaataacaAGTTTAGTAAATaggaattaaagtaaaatagtttgCTTTCGAATCTCTTCTTTCCGTGAATAACATTTGTGATCACTTCATACGCGCTGATCATGTTGCTCTTAAACATTATTTCGTTCACAACAGTATCATGCGCTGCTCGGAACCTACCTTAGAAGCTATTTACACTAAAACTCTACCGATATCAATTCATCGCAAAAAAAACCTGATAAATTACTAATATAACTTAATCGTCGAATTCACGTGGGATCGGTATTAACACTGCATTACGATTACCTagcaataaatttatataaaaccactagctgaaccggcaaggcagacttcgtagttcctcaatcgacaaataaaacacctaaacttttgcataaaataaacttaaaacaaacaaaaggaatccgtccgacgtccgattttcatgtttatctaccttttaaacctctgaacttccacaaataattcaagaccaaaattaagcaaatcggtccagccgttctcgagttttagcgactaacgaacagcaattcatttatatacatatagatatagACTCTCACATCGACCGAATGCTTGACAATGTCCCTCAGTAGACAGGCTGCGGCACGCCTGACTGGCGCTGCGTCATGGCCGGCGTGCAAGAGGGCGGCgggcagtgcaccaccagccaCTACTGCTTCAGCCAGCTCAGACCGTGCGCTGGCCACTGCACTCAGTGCGCATAGTATACTACGCTGCATTCCCAAATATTTCAGTAAACGTCTGTTATTTATtcatcactagctgacccggcagacttcgtagtgcctcaatcgataaataaaatacctaaccttttgtataaaataaacttaaaacaatcaaaaggaatccgtccgacgggggacacatcaaaggaaaaacaaaattgtttttttttatttcattccgagcattttcaaatttatctaccttttaaaccttctctggacttccacaaataattcaagaccaaaattagccaaacgggttcagccgctctcgagttttagcgagactaacaaacagcaattcatttttatatattatatagatttttcAAGCTACTATCAATATtttctaatcttttttttaatttgaaatttgcaGTAAAATTCACCCTAACCTATTATTATGGCCATATAGAATAATTTCGTAGCATTGGAGATTGCGAACTCTTAGTTTAACGTTAGATTGTTGATAATACaatcaatatacatatatatcaatatatacctacctactttaATCCAGTGATTTGTAGATGCCTAAGTAATATTAAACGAAGTTGAAGGGGACATAAGAAACTAAAACGTTCATATTGATTATTTCTGAGGTtgcttttgaaattaaaattcaatgctAAAACCGGCGATTTCATTTTACGGACCATTTTAGGGGTACAGAGGACTATGTCTAATTCGTAACtcaattataacataacaatacaCCTTAAGCTTAGGATCCTGATTTTCTAGTCCGTGTACCAAATGAGAAATAGCTCCCGCATCGACTACTGCTTCCGGCTTATGTTGAGCCAAGTCTACGAGGGCTCCTGCAGAAATCTAAAATTCATTCAACATTATGTAAAGAAATCATGATAACTAATGAAAAGTCACGAAAGCCTTTCGTCGAAAGGAAGTCACTGATGGATACAGAAGTAAATaaacttatattaaaaaattaagagGGTTTTCACATAAAACTTTAAATGAGAAACTTCAGCTGAGTTCAGCCCAATTATAGGCTAATATCAGCCGTATGATTGAAATTCGGTCGTAATCACAGGCACTTCAAGATGTATATTAATTGTACATAAAATGATTACAATTCTATGTTTGAATTGTTATTTTACTAGATTTTCAACAGTAGTTATTATGAAGTGCAGTGTATAGTAAaaggtttaaaattaattaaattcaaaatgttaGCCATGACTATCGATAGGTATATctcaattattaataaaattctcaTGTCATCCTTATCCCacaaactattattaataatgttgGTTTATGTTACGTACAAGTAGGTACCTGCTTTAAACTTATCTCAGGCTCCTGGAAAGCGAGTACTAACAAGGGTAGTGTGCCTGCATCTACAACCAAACCGGCCAATTGCTCACTGTGCTTTCCAATGTAACCTACTGCCCAAGCCGCATTTTCTTTAACctgaaaaaaagttttgaagtcgtcgtggcctaacagataagacgtccggtgcattcgtgttgagcgatgcaccggtgttcgaatctcaggcgggtaccaatttttctaatgaaatacgtactcaacaaatgttcacgattgatttccacagtgaaggaataacatcgtgtaataaaaatgaaacgacgacccaccaccctgcctatttctgcagtgagcagtaatgcgtgtcggtttgaaggatggggcagccactGTACTATAAAACCGAGATATacaattcatatctcaaggtgggtggcggctttacgttgttgatgcctatgggctccggtaaccacttaacaccaggtgggccgtgagcatgTCCACtcatcaaggcaataaaaaaggcgaCTAAAATGAGATTGTTTCGCAATTTCTACATAAATTGATTGCCGTCAGTCAAACAGTACCATATATTGTCAAGAACAGTATAGATATggttaaaaatagttttgagattgaatttagtaattattaattagaGCCGACACATTCTTTTACAGCCTCGAACATCTCAAAGTGGTTATGgttcataaattatttatcataCCATAAATATGGTTACCCGTCACTTAGTCTTGCAGGTAAAGGTATGATTGACGAAGCAGATATTGTTTGAAATGATTTCATCATCTCCTTTTGTCGTTACATAATCATTAGATCAGAGTTCATCCCCAGAACCACGATTGCCTGGAACCGCTGCATTCATACCCAGTACATCTCTAGAGATTATATTTGTACATCCGTAGGTACGTACGGTTCTAGATTGAACTCCTCTCCTAATGTTGTTTCCTGGGCACTAAGTATAACATATTATCTTTCTTCAAACAAACTGCGAAAAGAGTCCATGGCAGTGGGTAGCGGCTAGTTATCACCTTGGCATTAATGATTTTTACAGTAAACAAGAGTGAATTTTCtccatcagtgtgcttagtgcgagttttttaacgttctcgatagcgtaaaagttagctcatatttgttatgaaatgggatcgtttgcctacttacgtttgccgctacttttgggcactgttccaactgcatacaaaatttgaTTCACTTTTAGGCTATCGAGAACCTTAAAAAACTCGGACTAAGCACACATATGGCCGTATGTTGTGTCCTATACCTtaacacaaaataaacaaaaacgacCACCcacatgaataaaataaatgagaCTAAAcctcaaaactatttttaaatgaactaaTATGACGCGACGCCTGTGAATGGAAAATTGCAATAAGgcctatatttttaattacgatAGAATCAGTTCGATATGATAGAAACGATAGAAACAGTTCTGACTCAGTATTAGtagtatttagttttatttttttacctgaGTGTCAAAATCTTCAAGACAAGAAACAATGTGTTCTAAAGCTCCCAGGCGGACTATTGCGCTCGCCAGTTCTTCATTGTGCCTAGTCATgtttattatttgattattaattaataacgaatttaaatgtataaaagtGATACATGTACTTACTTCGCTACTGCTCTCAATAAATATAATGCAGACCGCTTGTAGTAAACCTATGAATGTTTACATATTAATTTCTTTCGAACCAAATTAGAGCATTAAACCAACATTTTACAATAGTAAATAATTATACCACAtacattgtatttatttaagttttcaaGTGTAATTGTAATGATTCCTCCATTTAGAAGCTGCCTTGCTATGTCTAAATCGTGTTCAGCAAGTTTTGCAATCGCTACGACAGCACACTGACGTATAGTGCTGCATGCGTCAGACAACAAGGGCTTTAACAGTTCTGGAATTCAGCCATTTTGTTAGGTGCTAGATTCCTCTTGTTCAGATAAATGTGACCTGAAATTCTTTGCAAGCATGCGCGTacaatatataagtataaacaAATGAGGGCGTCTAGTTGATTACGTCACTCTGTGACAATACACACATTTTCGGACATACCAAGTGAATTTGTAGACTTCTCGCTTTTAATTGTGTACTTACAAACTAGTCTTTTGAAATACTTTCATTAGTTTCCACAAGGTGTGGATATGATTAATATAAAACCAATAATTAGATCTTCAGATCTTTCATATTATGGGTCACCAACAGGTATAAATAGTCTAAATGAACTGCTAAATAATAGatacattttactggtgataggatctcttatgagtccgaatgggtaggtaccactaccctgcctatttctgccgtgaagcagtaatgcgtttcggtttgtagggtggggcagccgttgtaaccatattgagaccttataactgatatctcaaggttggtggcggatttacattgtagatgtctatgggctccagtaaccacttaacatcaggtgagctgggagctcgtgcacccaagcaataaaaataaataaaaattaacgatATAGGTCTGTAGGCCCCAAATTATTACCCAAGACACCGGCACTTTCCAAGCATTTCACGTTGCTAGATCTTGTAGCTAATTCTGCCATAGTTTGGACAAAAACTAATCGTGCCTTCTGATATGTTTCGAAAACTAAAAcgaaaaaacaaataaagtttaataatttCTCAATTATGTTCGTTCATTGCAGCCGTACCATCAGATCGCGAAAAACCGCTACCCCTCCTGAGAGATGAGATCGAAGTatcaaaactgttttgtttaaagtctgtacAATCAACCCGGAACTATAGTCACAGACTGCAAATGATTTTGGCCATCTTTAGCAAAATGCGAGCTTCatgcaaattaaaacaataatatatgcggatctaaaatttacaataatacatCAAATCCgttaacaatttaattaaaggTTTTTAGACCGAAATTTTCAAGtaatttcttattaaaatatCCTGTTACGTGGGACCTATCTCACTAAGTAAGATCAGTTCAACGCGAGTCTTTGTAATGTTTGTTTTCCTTAGGATTATGGATCAGAGCGTATCTATCGTCAACGCTCCATGAAATAGTTAGACTAGAGTTCGCAAACCATGACCGTAATGAGtggtgataataataatatatacttgaGTATCTATTTATACTACTCTTGCTACATTTATTGTtcaaaatcgaaataaaaacattggaaAAAATCAACAGTACCTAACTGTATATTCCTTGGACTGCTCATTGAGTGGCTCATGATTTAAATGATATTCTACGAAATCAAAAGAAAACGTTTTACAGTACTTTCTTTTTGAAaggaaaatttaaaatgtattcatCGGTATTTACAAATCAGTGATCATCTGTATCATTGACGTACGTGTCTAGTCGACactttattgtttgtttttaacttAACAATACGGACATAATAAGTTCTTATTATAGATATATTTGTCcaaacaaatattgaaataaagccATAGTAACACAATTAATTGTGGGCTCCctctattttttatataatagaatatgtaataaatatcatACCCTTTCCCTTTGCCATAGTAAACaatctatttataaatagattaaaacaaaactgttaaatACGTTTTCTGGTGTATGTCAACGCATTTTCTTTAACGAGCGATATtcgactattattaataataataattttcccCACTGTTTCAAGACAAAAATATACTTGTTAAGTACATGAAATTAAATCATCGATCATTGGGCCAACACTATTTGGTAATATTAAAACCAATTAGTACCAATTGAACGAAATTTATAACCATTATTGATATTGTTATCCATCCCATCCAACTTGGTTACAAAGCTTATTAAAGAAATAAGTAGGTACCTAACTATATGTCTCAGACTATAACATATAGTGTGATATAGTATACT
The sequence above is drawn from the Bombyx mori chromosome 11, ASM3026992v2 genome and encodes:
- the LOC101745300 gene encoding sperm-associated antigen 6 isoform X1; its protein translation is MSHSMSSPRNIQLVFETYQKARLVFVQTMAELATRSSNVKCLESAGVLELLKPLLSDACSTIRQCAVVAIAKLAEHDLDIARQLLNGGIITITLENLNKYNVYYKRSALYLLRAVAKHNEELASAIVRLGALEHIVSCLEDFDTQVKENAAWAVGYIGKHSEQLAGLVVDAGTLPLLVLAFQEPEISLKQISAGALVDLAQHKPEAVVDAGAISHLVHGLENQDPKLKRSILCALSAVASARSELAEAVVAGGALPAALLHAGHDAAPVRRAAACLLRDIVKHSVDLAQLVVNTGGCGPLVELLKESTGGSRVPACMALGFIAGQSDQLAMAVIESKAITPLVEILQKKDAEDAELCAATWTLGHIAKHSPQHSLAVAVANALPRLLQLYTNPKSSGEVQARTSCALKQALQCCLHRPALETLLHSAPACILKYVLAQYAKILPNDARARRLFVTTGALKRIQEIETVPGTSLKEYINIINSCFPEEIVRYYTPGYTDSLLDRVEAYTPQIPELFTDRVPSDCQSEMSIEKRN
- the LOC101745300 gene encoding sperm-associated antigen 6 isoform X2; the encoded protein is MSHSMSSPRNIQLVFETYQKARLVFVQTMAELATRSSNVKCLESAGVLELLKPLLSDACSTIRQCAVVAIAKLAEHDLDIARQLLNGGIITITLENLNKYNVYYKRSALYLLRAVAKHNEELASAIVRLGALEHIVSCLEDFDTQVKENAAWAVGYIGKHSEQLAGLVVDAGTLPLLVLAFQEPEISLKQISAGALVDLAQHKPEAVVDAGAISHLVHGLENQDPKLKLAQLVVNTGGCGPLVELLKESTGGSRVPACMALGFIAGQSDQLAMAVIESKAITPLVEILQKKDAEDAELCAATWTLGHIAKHSPQHSLAVAVANALPRLLQLYTNPKSSGEVQARTSCALKQALQCCLHRPALETLLHSAPACILKYVLAQYAKILPNDARARRLFVTTGALKRIQEIETVPGTSLKEYINIINSCFPEEIVRYYTPGYTDSLLDRVEAYTPQIPELFTDRVPSDCQSEMSIEKRN